In the Helianthus annuus cultivar XRQ/B chromosome 11, HanXRQr2.0-SUNRISE, whole genome shotgun sequence genome, one interval contains:
- the LOC110888248 gene encoding uncharacterized protein LOC110888248: protein MTSSLKKRDEERMKKNVECMVEELKKVVEDVKVEAMKVEFVKIEEEVVEEKAVTEKQHVDEEIMKKKEEKESLNVDSVGDEGAGDEKKEELKQTDAAINTEVPITEVLKKTEDCENGFLSSLAQREEEKAAEPCVG from the exons ATGACTTCAAGTTTGAAGAagagggatgaagagagaatgaagaagaatgttgagtGTATGGTTGAAGAGTTGAAGAAGGTTGTTGAAGATGTAAAAGTTGAAGCTATGAAAGTGGAGTTTGTGAAGATAGAAGAAGAAGTTGTTGAAGAAAAAGCTGTTACAGAAAAACAGCATGTTGATGAAGAAAtaatgaagaagaaagaagagaaagaaagttTGAATGTGGATAGTGTTGGTGATGAAGGTGCTGGTGATGAGAAGAAGGAAGAGCTGAAGCAGACAGATGCAGCAATAAacaccgaggtgccaatcactgag gtgctcaagaaaacTGAAGATTGTGAGAATGGATTTCTGAGCAGCCTGGCACAACGAGAGGAGGAGAAGGCTGCAgaaccctgtgttggttga